A part of Solibacillus sp. FSL H8-0538 genomic DNA contains:
- a CDS encoding precorrin-8X methylmutase — MNFNTDFTPLTVDPDKIYDYSFSIIKEEMGEHHFTDEQWMVVRRIIHASADFELGRSVLFTPGAIEAGIQSILAGRHVVADVQMIESGSGRKRFQKHGGDLHCYIADPEVWTVAKAQNTTRAIISMQKAVRLQEGGIYAIGNAPTALLELIRLIKNGEAKPDLIIGMPVGFVSAAESKEELAKLEGIPFITNVGRKGGSTVTVAALNAISLLADERAKK; from the coding sequence ATGAATTTTAATACAGACTTTACACCATTAACGGTAGACCCAGACAAAATTTATGATTATAGCTTTAGCATTATTAAAGAAGAAATGGGAGAGCACCATTTTACAGATGAGCAGTGGATGGTTGTACGTCGTATTATCCATGCTTCTGCAGATTTTGAATTAGGCCGTAGTGTACTGTTTACACCGGGTGCAATTGAAGCAGGGATACAATCTATTTTAGCGGGACGACATGTTGTGGCTGACGTACAAATGATCGAGAGTGGTTCAGGCCGCAAACGTTTCCAAAAGCATGGCGGGGATTTACATTGCTATATTGCAGACCCAGAAGTGTGGACGGTAGCGAAGGCACAAAATACAACACGTGCAATAATTTCTATGCAAAAAGCAGTACGTCTGCAAGAAGGTGGCATATATGCAATTGGAAATGCACCAACCGCTTTATTGGAACTTATTCGCTTAATTAAAAACGGGGAAGCAAAACCAGATTTAATTATTGGTATGCCAGTTGGTTTCGTATCCGCAGCAGAGTCAAAAGAAGAGTTAGCTAAACTAGAAGGGATTCCGTTCATTACAAATGTTGGGCGTAAAGGCGGCAGTACGGTAACGGTTGCCGCATTAAATGCGATTTCCCTTTTAGCTGACGAACGAGCGAAAAAATAA
- a CDS encoding cobalt-precorrin-5B (C(1))-methyltransferase, which produces MRKPERDPKEMRHGYTTGACATAVTKAALTALLTTEEQETATIHLPVGRDATFTIESCVFEANAVTCETIKDAGDDPDATHKARILSTVRLVEQVGIHLDGGVGVGRVTKPGLPVDVGQAAINPVPRKMILSTVQEVLDEFQVSSGVEVVISVPDGEEMAKKTLNGRLGIIGGISILGTRGTVVPFSSSAYMASIVQAISVAKAVGCDHLVITTGGRSEKYAMAQYPHLQEEAFIEMGDFVGFTLKHCKKQGIPQVSLVGMMGKFSKVAQGVMMVHSKSAPINFGFLAQLAQHAGASQETVAEVLAANTASQVGELILELGHTKFFDLLCKSCCYASLNHIKGGMTLSTSLYSMKSELLGRAENIATIDENDWYRG; this is translated from the coding sequence ATGCGCAAGCCAGAAAGAGATCCAAAGGAAATGCGACATGGCTATACAACGGGCGCTTGTGCAACAGCGGTAACAAAGGCCGCATTAACTGCTTTACTAACAACAGAAGAGCAAGAAACAGCGACGATTCATTTACCGGTTGGTCGAGATGCTACGTTTACGATTGAGTCTTGTGTATTTGAAGCGAACGCTGTGACGTGCGAAACGATTAAGGATGCTGGTGACGATCCGGATGCTACACATAAAGCGCGCATTTTAAGCACAGTCCGTCTTGTTGAACAGGTGGGCATCCATTTAGATGGCGGTGTTGGCGTTGGCCGTGTTACAAAACCGGGTTTACCGGTAGATGTAGGGCAAGCCGCGATTAATCCAGTGCCACGCAAAATGATTTTATCGACAGTGCAAGAGGTATTGGATGAATTTCAAGTGTCATCCGGTGTTGAGGTTGTCATTTCTGTACCAGATGGTGAGGAAATGGCCAAAAAAACATTGAATGGCCGACTTGGTATTATAGGCGGTATTTCCATTTTAGGCACGCGCGGCACAGTCGTTCCATTTTCGAGCTCCGCTTATATGGCGAGTATCGTGCAGGCGATTAGTGTAGCGAAGGCAGTAGGGTGCGACCATTTAGTCATTACAACAGGGGGGCGCAGCGAGAAATATGCGATGGCTCAATATCCTCATTTGCAGGAAGAGGCATTTATTGAGATGGGGGACTTTGTTGGTTTTACATTAAAGCACTGTAAAAAACAAGGAATCCCACAAGTCTCACTCGTTGGCATGATGGGTAAATTTTCGAAAGTTGCTCAAGGTGTCATGATGGTACATTCAAAAAGTGCACCAATTAATTTTGGGTTTTTAGCGCAGCTAGCACAACATGCAGGTGCATCACAGGAAACAGTGGCAGAAGTGTTAGCGGCAAATACAGCATCACAAGTTGGAGAGTTAATACTGGAACTTGGACATACGAAATTTTTCGATTTGCTTTGTAAGTCTTGTTGCTACGCCTCATTGAATCATATTAAAGGTGGGATGACGCTTTCAACATCACTGTATTCCATGAAAAGTGAGCTATTAGGAAGGGCTGAGAATATTGCAACAATCGATGAAAATGATTGGTATCGGGGATAA
- the cbiE gene encoding precorrin-6y C5,15-methyltransferase (decarboxylating) subunit CbiE: MKMIGIGDNGVTGLLPQYKEWIDESELLVGGERALDFFEDYTGEKIVVKGGLTKLVAALQQETRKTVILASGDPLFYGIGGYLAKKLPLEIYPTMSSVQLAFSRMQESWQDAYLTSLHGRSIKGLAQRINGRGKVALLTDEENSPNAIARYLKHFGMHEYKAFVAENLDGADEKYGWYTLDEMEQQAFSPLNVVILLATYAPKQYPLGIDDEEFSQRKPDKGLITKKEIRVLSLQAMQLRSTSVVWDIGTCTGSMAIEAGKIAHEGQVFAVEKNELDLQNCLQNQQKFRVDVTAIHAKAPEGLDRFPNPDAIFIGGSGGEMAELLKLCTSRLKENGRLVMNVATIENLYKAVTALKENGCEVSILQAQLARSKPILDMTRFVPLNPIYIITASRKEQEHE, translated from the coding sequence ATGAAAATGATTGGTATCGGGGATAACGGAGTTACGGGCTTGTTGCCGCAATATAAAGAGTGGATTGATGAAAGTGAACTCCTTGTTGGCGGGGAGCGTGCACTGGATTTTTTCGAAGATTATACGGGTGAAAAAATCGTTGTCAAAGGTGGCTTAACGAAGCTTGTAGCCGCTTTGCAGCAAGAAACTCGGAAAACGGTCATTTTAGCATCAGGGGATCCACTCTTTTATGGCATAGGTGGTTATTTAGCCAAAAAGTTACCGCTCGAAATTTATCCGACGATGAGTTCTGTGCAACTAGCCTTTTCGCGTATGCAAGAAAGCTGGCAAGATGCTTATTTAACAAGCTTACACGGTCGTTCGATTAAAGGGTTAGCACAGCGTATTAATGGACGAGGCAAGGTGGCGTTATTAACGGACGAAGAAAACAGTCCGAACGCGATTGCACGCTATTTAAAACATTTCGGTATGCATGAGTACAAAGCCTTCGTAGCAGAGAACTTAGACGGTGCTGATGAAAAATACGGCTGGTATACGCTTGATGAAATGGAGCAACAGGCGTTTTCACCGTTAAACGTAGTTATTTTACTCGCGACATATGCGCCAAAACAGTATCCACTCGGAATTGATGATGAGGAGTTTTCACAGCGCAAGCCAGATAAGGGGCTCATTACGAAAAAAGAAATTCGTGTCCTTAGTTTACAAGCAATGCAGCTTCGTTCCACAAGTGTCGTTTGGGATATTGGTACATGTACGGGTTCGATGGCCATTGAAGCAGGAAAAATCGCACACGAAGGGCAAGTATTTGCAGTCGAAAAGAATGAACTAGACTTACAAAATTGCTTGCAAAATCAGCAAAAGTTCCGTGTTGATGTAACGGCCATTCATGCAAAGGCACCAGAAGGATTAGACCGTTTCCCAAACCCGGATGCAATTTTTATTGGTGGATCGGGCGGCGAAATGGCGGAGCTACTTAAGCTTTGTACATCGCGTCTAAAGGAAAATGGACGTCTTGTCATGAATGTTGCGACGATTGAGAATTTATATAAGGCAGTAACCGCATTAAAAGAAAACGGCTGTGAGGTTTCGATTTTACAAGCACAATTAGCGCGTAGTAAGCCTATTTTGGATATGACTCGTTTTGTTCCGTTAAATCCGATTTACATTATTACAGCGTCTCGAAAGGAACAAGAACATGAATAA
- the cobI gene encoding precorrin-2 C(20)-methyltransferase — MNNLGTLYGLGVGPGDPELITVKAFRIIQESPVIAYPKKLKGSKSYAHRIVDVYINPEEKEMLGLVFPMTKDEETLAREWKKSVEAVYEKLAEGKDVAFVTEGDPMLFSTFIHMMKLMRKLHPEVEILTVPGISSFNGSANRLGIALADGDEHVAMIPAQDDYDMMKKALEDHDGIVFIKVAKVLDLMLGLLKEMDLWDKAVVVTKVTSDEEIIWQLDELEGVELNYLSLMVVRK; from the coding sequence ATGAATAATTTAGGTACGTTATACGGACTAGGCGTTGGACCAGGGGACCCAGAACTAATTACGGTAAAGGCGTTTCGCATCATTCAAGAGTCACCTGTTATTGCTTATCCCAAAAAACTAAAGGGCAGTAAAAGCTATGCACATCGCATTGTGGATGTATATATCAATCCAGAAGAAAAAGAAATGTTGGGGCTAGTGTTTCCGATGACGAAAGATGAAGAAACACTTGCACGTGAATGGAAGAAATCTGTAGAAGCTGTGTACGAAAAACTAGCGGAAGGAAAAGATGTGGCCTTTGTAACAGAAGGGGACCCGATGCTATTTAGTACGTTTATACATATGATGAAATTAATGCGGAAATTACATCCAGAAGTAGAAATTTTAACAGTACCCGGCATTTCGTCATTTAACGGTTCAGCCAATCGACTAGGAATTGCACTAGCGGACGGGGATGAGCATGTGGCGATGATTCCAGCGCAAGATGATTATGACATGATGAAAAAGGCGCTAGAGGACCATGACGGCATTGTCTTTATTAAAGTCGCAAAAGTATTGGATTTAATGCTTGGCTTATTAAAAGAAATGGATTTATGGGATAAAGCTGTTGTCGTTACAAAAGTAACATCAGATGAAGAAATTATTTGGCAGTTGGATGAGCTTGAAGGTGTGGAACTGAACTATTTATCATTAATGGTGGTGCGTAAATAA
- the cobM gene encoding precorrin-4 C(11)-methyltransferase, producing the protein MEKIWIVGAGPGDPDLITVKGLQILRTADVIMYTDSLVNEILIAKAKPDAEIIRTAGMHLQEMVDTMVDRVKAGKTIARMHTGDPAMYGAIMEQVALLKEHGIGYEVIPGVSSVFASAAAIGAELTIPDLTQTLILTRAEGRTSVPEFEKLRLLASHHCTIALFLSATLTKKIVKELQEAGWSDDTPIAVIQRATWPDQKIVRTTLIDLDEAMRVNGIRKHAMILAGWALDPNIHEKDYRSKLYDATFTHGFRKGVRVDD; encoded by the coding sequence ATGGAGAAGATTTGGATTGTAGGAGCAGGACCCGGAGACCCAGATTTAATTACAGTAAAAGGGCTACAAATACTGCGAACAGCAGACGTTATAATGTACACAGACTCGCTTGTCAATGAAATATTAATTGCAAAAGCAAAGCCTGATGCGGAAATTATTCGTACGGCGGGTATGCATTTACAGGAAATGGTCGATACGATGGTTGACCGCGTTAAAGCCGGGAAAACAATTGCGCGCATGCATACAGGAGATCCGGCAATGTACGGTGCCATTATGGAGCAAGTTGCATTGTTAAAAGAGCACGGGATTGGTTACGAAGTGATTCCTGGTGTAAGTTCGGTGTTTGCATCAGCTGCTGCTATTGGTGCAGAGCTGACGATTCCGGATTTAACTCAAACATTAATTTTGACGCGTGCAGAAGGGCGTACATCGGTACCTGAGTTTGAAAAGTTACGTTTACTTGCAAGCCACCATTGTACGATTGCACTATTTTTAAGTGCAACGTTAACGAAGAAAATCGTCAAGGAATTACAAGAGGCAGGGTGGTCAGATGATACGCCAATCGCTGTTATTCAACGTGCAACATGGCCAGATCAAAAAATTGTTCGCACAACGTTAATTGATTTAGATGAAGCAATGCGTGTCAATGGGATTCGCAAGCATGCGATGATTTTAGCGGGCTGGGCACTTGACCCAAATATTCACGAAAAAGATTATCGTTCAAAATTATATGATGCGACGTTTACGCATGGCTTTAGAAAAGGTGTGCGTGTTGATGATTGA
- a CDS encoding cobalt-precorrin 5A hydrolase, whose translation MIELQEGIIPTVDVRHPYAIVAITKHGVQMGRDLQQKFANADLYYMSKFEQGDEHERHIQLFSGTVRLLLPALFKQYKGLILIISLGAVVRMIAPILVDKKKDPGVVVIDDRGEHVISVLSGHLGGANALTHEIANLMEAKAVITTASDVQKTIPVDLFGARFGWIWDSEDKLTPVSASVVNEEHVAIVQETGEKNWWMHDTPMPKEIIVYSSMQEAIAAKPQGSLIITDRLLVPEEEVLLENGVVYRPKSLVLGMGCNRGTSLEEIEAIIDETLQELKLSKKSIKALCTIDLKKDEACFLAITQKYGWEFIVYTPIELNEMPLLNPSVTVFKYTGAYGVSEPAAMRYAQTTNLLLQKKKSGNATITVARLTY comes from the coding sequence ATGATTGAGCTACAAGAGGGAATCATCCCAACAGTTGATGTCCGTCATCCGTATGCCATCGTCGCTATTACAAAACACGGAGTTCAAATGGGCCGCGATTTACAGCAGAAATTTGCAAACGCGGACCTTTATTATATGAGCAAATTTGAGCAAGGTGATGAACACGAGCGCCATATTCAGCTATTTTCAGGTACGGTTCGTTTGCTATTACCGGCACTCTTTAAGCAATATAAAGGTTTAATTTTAATTATTTCACTTGGTGCAGTTGTTCGAATGATTGCACCAATTTTAGTTGATAAGAAAAAGGATCCAGGTGTTGTTGTCATTGATGACCGTGGGGAGCATGTTATTAGTGTATTATCCGGCCATTTAGGGGGCGCTAATGCACTGACACATGAAATCGCAAATTTAATGGAGGCAAAGGCAGTTATTACAACTGCTTCAGATGTCCAAAAAACTATTCCAGTCGACTTATTCGGTGCGCGTTTTGGTTGGATATGGGATAGTGAGGACAAGTTAACACCTGTAAGCGCCTCTGTTGTAAATGAAGAACATGTAGCAATAGTGCAGGAAACGGGTGAGAAGAATTGGTGGATGCATGACACTCCGATGCCAAAAGAAATTATTGTGTATTCGTCGATGCAAGAAGCAATTGCTGCAAAGCCACAAGGATCACTAATTATTACCGATCGTTTACTAGTCCCGGAAGAGGAAGTTTTATTAGAAAACGGTGTTGTGTATCGCCCGAAATCACTTGTTTTAGGTATGGGCTGCAACCGCGGCACATCACTTGAGGAAATCGAAGCAATTATTGACGAAACACTTCAGGAGCTCAAATTATCGAAAAAAAGCATCAAAGCCCTATGTACGATTGATCTTAAAAAAGACGAAGCCTGTTTTTTAGCGATTACACAAAAATACGGGTGGGAATTTATCGTCTATACACCAATAGAACTAAATGAAATGCCGCTACTAAATCCATCAGTAACAGTCTTTAAATATACAGGTGCATACGGCGTAAGCGAGCCAGCCGCTATGCGTTATGCACAAACAACTAATTTATTGCTACAAAAAAAGAAAAGCGGCAATGCGACGATTACTGTTGCACGCCTTACGTATTAG
- a CDS encoding cobyrinate a,c-diamide synthase: MTTNRFVIAGTGSGVGKTTFTIGLLHALKQKGLIVQGFKCGPDYIDPSYHTAVTGRISRNIDSWMLSETTVVDIVSRASSDADVSIIEGVMGFYDGKSPLADTGSTAEISVITKSPVILIVNAASMARSVAAVVKGFQMLSDKPNIVGVIVNQLGSVSHFELVKAAIEQECAVPVIGYLKKDNLLSIPSRHLGLIPAIERGDLNFFFEKLGALIAETVDLDRLLELTKADILPETGQLFEQQADTGITIAVAKDEAFNFYYEENMELLRAKGVNLAFFSPLHNEPVPNDADGLYIGGGFPEEFAAQLQTNDIAKASIQQAIKNGIPTLAECGGFMYLTEAITTTDGERFEMTGLIPGEVVMQEKLAALGYREITGLGKNFLIAADEQAKGHEFHYSTYVGEHVSPAYATKGRFGAKAEGYQKNQLVAGYTHFHFASNPQLVDNWIRACKKVKQG, encoded by the coding sequence ATGACAACGAATCGTTTTGTGATTGCTGGTACAGGTAGTGGCGTCGGAAAAACTACCTTTACCATCGGATTATTACATGCTTTGAAGCAAAAAGGGCTAATTGTGCAAGGTTTCAAATGCGGACCAGATTATATTGATCCGTCTTATCATACAGCGGTAACGGGGCGTATTTCCCGCAATATTGATAGTTGGATGCTGAGTGAAACAACGGTTGTGGATATTGTCAGTCGCGCAAGCAGTGATGCAGATGTGTCGATTATCGAAGGTGTAATGGGCTTTTATGATGGTAAAAGTCCGTTAGCCGATACGGGCTCAACAGCAGAAATTAGTGTCATTACGAAAAGCCCCGTTATCCTTATTGTTAATGCAGCAAGTATGGCAAGAAGTGTTGCGGCCGTGGTGAAAGGCTTCCAAATGCTTTCCGATAAACCGAATATTGTTGGCGTTATTGTCAATCAATTAGGAAGCGTTAGCCATTTTGAACTTGTTAAGGCAGCGATTGAGCAAGAATGTGCTGTGCCGGTTATTGGTTATTTAAAAAAGGATAATCTGCTTTCGATTCCGAGTCGTCATTTAGGGTTGATTCCTGCAATTGAACGCGGGGACCTCAATTTCTTCTTTGAAAAGTTAGGGGCGTTAATTGCAGAAACAGTTGATTTAGATAGACTGTTAGAGCTGACGAAAGCTGATATTTTACCAGAAACGGGACAACTGTTTGAGCAGCAAGCAGATACAGGTATTACAATTGCGGTTGCGAAAGATGAGGCATTTAACTTTTATTACGAAGAAAACATGGAACTATTACGTGCGAAAGGTGTCAATTTGGCATTCTTCTCACCATTACATAATGAACCTGTCCCAAATGATGCGGATGGTTTATATATCGGCGGGGGCTTTCCGGAAGAATTTGCCGCGCAGCTTCAAACGAATGACATCGCGAAAGCCTCCATTCAACAAGCGATTAAGAACGGGATTCCTACATTAGCGGAATGTGGTGGCTTTATGTATTTAACAGAGGCGATTACAACGACAGACGGGGAACGCTTTGAAATGACCGGCTTGATTCCAGGTGAGGTCGTGATGCAAGAAAAACTTGCTGCATTAGGCTACCGAGAAATTACAGGACTTGGCAAAAACTTCTTAATTGCAGCGGACGAGCAGGCAAAGGGTCATGAATTCCATTATTCAACCTATGTTGGCGAGCATGTATCCCCTGCGTATGCAACGAAGGGACGCTTTGGTGCAAAGGCAGAAGGGTATCAAAAAAATCAGCTCGTAGCAGGCTATACGCATTTTCATTTTGCCTCAAATCCCCAGCTTGTAGACAATTGGATTAGGGCTTGTAAGAAGGTGAAACAAGGATGA
- a CDS encoding precorrin-2 dehydrogenase/sirohydrochlorin ferrochelatase family protein, which translates to MTIYFPALLNIDYKKVVIVGGGLVARQKLNALLPTKAEIIVVSPEVHESILPLFEEPQVKWRQKNFEASDLDDAALIFAVTNSEEVNNAVEEATQHWQLLSRADALGRVDFINPAVVRRGDLVLSVSTSGASPGLTRKIKADLEQQFDESYASYIDFLQQAREQIKRTFTNRTQRTAALQAMLDPRIFDWIRAEEQTKCEQFLQQLLDKEDL; encoded by the coding sequence ATGACAATTTATTTTCCAGCATTATTAAATATTGATTATAAAAAAGTGGTCATTGTTGGTGGCGGTCTTGTGGCACGTCAAAAGCTAAACGCGCTCTTACCGACGAAGGCAGAAATTATTGTTGTGAGCCCAGAAGTGCATGAAAGTATACTTCCGTTATTCGAAGAACCGCAAGTGAAATGGCGTCAGAAGAATTTTGAGGCAAGTGATTTAGATGATGCTGCGCTTATTTTTGCTGTAACGAATAGCGAAGAGGTTAATAATGCAGTCGAAGAGGCGACACAGCACTGGCAGTTACTAAGCCGTGCAGATGCGCTTGGCCGTGTTGATTTTATTAATCCAGCGGTCGTTCGTCGAGGAGATCTTGTGTTGTCCGTGTCCACATCCGGTGCTAGTCCGGGCCTTACACGTAAAATCAAGGCAGATTTAGAACAACAATTTGATGAAAGCTATGCGTCTTATATCGATTTTTTACAACAAGCGCGCGAGCAAATTAAACGTACATTTACTAATCGAACACAGCGTACAGCTGCACTTCAAGCAATGCTAGACCCACGAATTTTTGATTGGATTCGCGCAGAAGAACAGACAAAATGCGAACAATTTCTACAACAATTATTAGATAAGGAAGACTTATGA
- the cobA gene encoding uroporphyrinogen-III C-methyltransferase has protein sequence MMTGKVFIVGAGPGDPKLITVYGLECIQQADVIAYDRLVNPKLLEYAKPGAELVYCGKSPGNHGLIQDEIHVLLVKEATAGKTVVRLKGGDPFVFGRGAEEAKVLAKAGILYEVVPGITAGIAAPAYAGIPVTHRDYATSFAIVTGHGREEKGNDFLNWDALANGIDTIAFYMSVGNIEHITSQLMKHGRSSTTPVAVIEWGTTEKQRTLTGTLETISTQIQESGYHNPSMILVGDVVRVREQIAWFAEEVNKEVRV, from the coding sequence ATGATGACAGGTAAAGTTTTTATAGTCGGAGCAGGTCCAGGAGATCCGAAACTGATTACGGTATATGGTTTAGAGTGTATTCAACAAGCCGACGTTATTGCGTATGACCGTTTAGTGAATCCGAAGCTACTGGAATATGCCAAACCCGGTGCGGAACTTGTTTATTGTGGGAAATCACCAGGCAATCACGGGTTAATTCAAGATGAAATCCATGTGCTTCTTGTGAAGGAAGCAACTGCAGGCAAAACGGTTGTCCGATTAAAAGGTGGCGATCCGTTCGTCTTTGGACGTGGAGCAGAAGAGGCCAAGGTATTAGCAAAAGCAGGTATTTTGTATGAAGTTGTCCCAGGGATTACAGCAGGTATTGCAGCGCCGGCTTATGCAGGCATTCCGGTGACACACCGAGATTATGCGACAAGCTTTGCAATTGTTACAGGTCATGGTCGTGAAGAAAAAGGCAATGATTTTTTAAATTGGGACGCGTTAGCGAATGGCATTGACACGATTGCTTTTTATATGAGCGTTGGCAATATTGAGCATATTACTTCGCAGTTGATGAAGCATGGTCGCTCGAGCACAACACCCGTTGCAGTGATTGAGTGGGGCACAACAGAAAAGCAACGTACGTTAACAGGAACGCTAGAAACGATTAGTACACAAATACAAGAATCGGGTTATCACAATCCGTCGATGATTCTTGTCGGCGATGTGGTCCGTGTACGTGAGCAAATTGCTTGGTTTGCCGAAGAGGTAAATAAAGAAGTGAGGGTTTGA
- a CDS encoding nitroreductase family protein, whose product MSVIEALKNRRAIRNYRNQLVEKEKIEQIIQAATYAPNDRMREPWHFYVMQGEALKRYEEVATAYLQERFPTKPNLVESSLKVVQTTPVVIVVTADQVEGDEDATKDNVFAVCSAIMSMWLAAEELGLGFVWRTRGVGLVHDERLHTFIGAQPSQQVVGTIFIGYPEEHPVDDKKRKDHLEKTTWL is encoded by the coding sequence ATGAGTGTAATTGAAGCATTAAAAAATCGCCGTGCAATACGTAATTATCGTAATCAACTAGTAGAAAAAGAAAAGATTGAACAAATCATTCAAGCAGCAACCTATGCACCGAACGATCGTATGCGTGAGCCTTGGCACTTTTATGTTATGCAAGGGGAAGCGTTAAAACGTTATGAAGAAGTAGCGACAGCCTATTTACAAGAGCGTTTCCCAACAAAGCCCAATTTAGTAGAAAGCTCATTAAAAGTTGTACAAACGACACCGGTTGTCATTGTCGTAACGGCTGATCAAGTAGAGGGCGATGAGGATGCTACAAAAGATAATGTATTTGCGGTATGCAGTGCCATTATGTCGATGTGGTTAGCAGCAGAGGAACTAGGACTTGGTTTTGTTTGGCGTACAAGAGGTGTTGGACTCGTGCATGATGAACGATTACATACATTTATCGGCGCACAACCATCTCAGCAAGTGGTAGGCACAATTTTTATAGGCTACCCAGAAGAACATCCAGTAGATGACAAGAAACGTAAAGATCATTTAGAAAAAACAACATGGTTATAA
- a CDS encoding cob(I)yrinic acid a,c-diamide adenosyltransferase: MERKGLLLVYTGEGKGKTTASLGLTVRAIGRGLNVRYMQFIKSPERTYGEQIALRKLGVETEQLGIGFTWTKTPEEHRAALAIAWSKVKAALADDSIDVLVLDELNNALAITKFPVDDVLPLEEVLQAIQNRPSAMHLVVTGRSAHPSLLALADLVSTIEPTKHYYEEGIPAVKGLEF, translated from the coding sequence GTGGAAAGAAAAGGATTGTTACTCGTTTATACCGGAGAAGGCAAAGGAAAGACAACCGCTTCCCTAGGTTTAACGGTTCGTGCGATTGGCCGCGGATTAAATGTACGTTATATGCAGTTTATTAAATCACCGGAGCGTACTTATGGAGAACAAATTGCGCTTCGTAAACTTGGGGTCGAAACCGAACAGCTTGGCATTGGCTTTACGTGGACAAAAACACCAGAAGAACACCGAGCAGCACTAGCAATTGCCTGGTCAAAAGTGAAAGCTGCGTTAGCAGATGATTCCATTGACGTATTGGTGTTAGACGAACTGAATAACGCATTAGCTATTACAAAATTTCCGGTGGATGATGTACTTCCTCTTGAAGAAGTGCTACAGGCCATTCAAAATCGCCCCTCAGCGATGCATCTTGTCGTTACAGGACGTAGTGCACACCCTTCTTTACTAGCGCTTGCTGATTTAGTTTCAACGATTGAACCAACGAAACATTATTATGAAGAAGGTATTCCAGCAGTAAAGGGGCTTGAATTTTAA